A window of the Flavobacterium sangjuense genome harbors these coding sequences:
- a CDS encoding NADH-quinone oxidoreductase subunit J family protein, which translates to MSPILITFYFLSAITLASAFLTIYSKNPIHSAIYLVICFFTIAGHYLLFNSQFLAIVHIIVYSGAIMVLFLFTIMLMNLNKEDEVHKPRITRLGAITICILMSVVLVTIFINSNPIVGEELPPTEDYQSIKKLGTLLLNEYMVPFEFASILLLVAMIGVVLLSKKEKTEK; encoded by the coding sequence ATGTCGCCTATATTAATTACTTTCTATTTTTTATCAGCCATTACGTTGGCTTCGGCGTTTTTAACGATTTATAGTAAAAACCCTATTCACAGTGCAATTTATCTGGTGATTTGTTTTTTCACCATTGCAGGTCATTATTTATTATTTAATTCTCAGTTCTTAGCGATAGTTCATATTATTGTTTACTCCGGAGCCATTATGGTACTCTTCCTGTTTACTATCATGTTAATGAATTTGAATAAAGAAGACGAAGTACACAAACCCCGAATCACAAGACTTGGTGCGATTACCATTTGTATTTTAATGAGTGTGGTTTTGGTGACTATTTTCATCAATTCAAACCCAATTGTGGGTGAAGAATTACCTCCAACTGAAGATTATCAATCCATAAAAAAATTGGGAACCTTATTGTTAAACGAATATATGGTGCCATTTGAATTTGCTTCTATCCTATTGTTAGTCGCTATGATTGGCGTTGTTTTATTGTCTAAAAAAGAAAAAACAGAAAAGTAA
- a CDS encoding NuoI/complex I 23 kDa subunit family protein — MSASIQSISLSGRKKQVSNKEMTFWERLYLIAIVKGLAITIKHFFRKKATIHYPEQTREFSPVYRGQHMLKRDELGRENCTACGLCALACPAEAITMKAAERKPGEEHLYREEKYAEIYEINMLRCIFCGLCEEACPKDAIYLTISKELVPASYDREDFIFGKDRLVMPLEMAMKNAQLKNAN; from the coding sequence ATGTCAGCATCAATACAAAGTATATCGCTTTCCGGCAGAAAAAAACAAGTTTCCAATAAGGAAATGACTTTTTGGGAAAGACTATATCTAATAGCCATCGTAAAAGGATTGGCAATTACCATCAAACACTTTTTCAGAAAAAAAGCCACTATTCATTATCCGGAACAAACACGTGAGTTTAGCCCAGTATATCGTGGACAACATATGTTAAAACGTGATGAACTTGGCAGGGAAAACTGCACCGCTTGTGGTTTGTGTGCACTTGCATGTCCGGCAGAAGCCATTACGATGAAAGCTGCTGAAAGAAAACCGGGAGAAGAACATTTGTACCGCGAAGAAAAATATGCAGAAATTTATGAAATCAATATGCTGCGTTGTATTTTCTGTGGTTTATGTGAAGAAGCTTGTCCAAAAGACGCTATTTATTTGACCATTTCAAAAGAGTTGGTTCCTGCCAGTTACGACAGAGAAGATTTCATTTTTGGAAAAGACAGATTGGTAATGCCTTTAGAAATGGCAATGAAAAACGCTCAACTTAAAAACGCTAACTAA